The following coding sequences lie in one Bacteroides helcogenes P 36-108 genomic window:
- a CDS encoding capsular polysaccharide synthesis protein, with the protein MKHDHLCARIRKLFATLVSALVPQKELRHKVRDLLHPYNAQRTIAYFQKEYVCKLQFPDMYAETEQEGPFFSPYIWQCWLQGTEQAPDVVRRCLRSVEVYKEAGQQVILLTEDNISDYLELPPYILEKRRKGIIPDAQFSDILRVYLLDKYGGLWIDATCLLTSSIPEWVYRQPFFVFQSAGEFAYTQIQSCFLYSSRSSWLLKAWKEILDSYWKNEDSMMHYFQLHLMFVALVTDNKYAKKCYATMKKVSEAPTKELYELLSHPTCDAEKLKEISDRSFVHKLTYKTPLFFPESF; encoded by the coding sequence ATGAAACACGATCATTTATGTGCAAGAATCCGGAAGCTCTTTGCTACGCTGGTTTCCGCCCTGGTTCCTCAAAAAGAGTTGCGGCATAAGGTTCGTGACCTGCTTCACCCTTATAATGCTCAAAGAACGATAGCTTACTTTCAGAAAGAATATGTTTGTAAGTTGCAGTTTCCCGACATGTATGCAGAGACAGAACAGGAGGGCCCTTTTTTTTCTCCTTACATTTGGCAATGCTGGCTGCAAGGAACAGAACAGGCTCCGGATGTGGTAAGACGATGCCTGCGGTCTGTCGAAGTGTATAAAGAGGCTGGTCAACAAGTGATTCTTCTCACGGAAGACAATATATCGGATTATTTGGAATTACCTCCTTACATCCTTGAGAAAAGGCGAAAAGGTATTATTCCTGATGCCCAATTTTCGGATATATTACGTGTGTATTTATTGGATAAGTATGGAGGTTTGTGGATTGATGCCACTTGCCTGCTCACTTCTTCTATTCCTGAGTGGGTGTATCGGCAGCCCTTTTTTGTTTTCCAGTCTGCCGGAGAATTTGCTTATACACAGATTCAAAGCTGTTTCCTGTATAGTAGCCGGTCTTCTTGGTTATTGAAGGCTTGGAAAGAAATATTGGACAGTTATTGGAAAAATGAAGATAGCATGATGCATTATTTCCAGTTACACTTGATGTTTGTTGCTCTTGTCACCGATAATAAGTATGCCAAGAAATGTTATGCTACGATGAAGAAAGTGTCCGAAGCGCCGACTAAAGAACTGTATGAGTTGCTTTCGCATCCGACCTGTGATGCAGAGAAACTGAAAGAAATATCAGATCGGTCCTTTGTTCATAAACTGACCTATAAGACTCCTTTGTTCTTTCCGGAGAGTTTCTGA
- a CDS encoding alpha-1,2-fucosyltransferase codes for MIIVKGYGQMCNNILQYAHAYAFGREYGIFVFSMRFSYKYQYFRICRKWYHNFGSYLLAKMCIALRLLKIVSEDTNPQVVAEVRNSGIVVVDQWGFRFPELLLKYRREILDLFDIKSSIKSRVNHWLDQHDGNDGRKLLRLGVHIRRGDYATWQGGKYFFPDATYIDLINQFCRMHDDCKINVYICTNDEKLCLDQYRQEIGHSVYLFRGSGVEDLYLLSQCDYLIGVKSTFSLVAAFYRDIPLYWIMDRDKPFSPDSFRYFKDLFTTV; via the coding sequence ATGATAATTGTAAAAGGATATGGACAAATGTGCAATAATATATTGCAGTATGCTCATGCCTATGCTTTCGGAAGGGAGTATGGGATATTTGTCTTCTCAATGAGATTTTCTTATAAATATCAGTATTTCCGGATTTGCAGGAAATGGTATCACAATTTTGGCAGTTATCTTCTGGCGAAGATGTGCATTGCATTGCGTCTCTTGAAAATTGTATCGGAAGATACAAATCCGCAGGTTGTGGCAGAAGTTCGTAACTCCGGAATAGTGGTTGTGGATCAGTGGGGATTCCGTTTTCCGGAACTGCTCCTTAAATACAGGAGGGAGATTCTGGATCTTTTTGATATAAAATCGTCTATAAAAAGCAGGGTTAATCATTGGCTGGACCAGCATGATGGAAACGATGGTAGGAAGTTATTGAGGCTGGGTGTACATATCCGTCGGGGTGATTATGCTACTTGGCAGGGAGGCAAATATTTCTTCCCGGATGCCACTTATATAGATCTGATTAATCAGTTTTGCCGGATGCATGATGACTGTAAAATTAATGTTTATATCTGTACAAATGATGAAAAGTTATGCCTGGACCAGTACAGACAGGAAATCGGTCATTCTGTTTACCTCTTCCGGGGAAGTGGGGTAGAAGATCTCTATCTGCTGTCTCAATGCGACTATCTGATAGGAGTGAAAAGTACCTTCTCATTGGTGGCCGCTTTTTATAGAGACATTCCTCTTTATTGGATTATGGATAGAGATAAACCGTTCTCTCCTGATAGTTTCCGTTATTTTAAAGACCTTTTTACAACTGTATAA
- a CDS encoding glycosyltransferase family 2 protein produces MIKDKVSVIVATYNWKEALELSLGSLLNQTVPPGEIIIADDGSGDDTRKLIERLKATTEIPVIHLWQEDQGFRKTVILNKAMAQAQYDYLIQIDGDVIVERHFIQDHLEIAEHNCFVCGSRVKLGAAITAKILANRGLEISLFDMPISFMLNSFRSKILRQFVATKYGKKVDHLRGCNMAFWKKDIITVNGYNEDLLQWGHEDGELGFRLFFAGVRKKFLKMGGIVYHLNHKESSRSNEEYHLAELERTKKEHRKYCTNGINKYL; encoded by the coding sequence ATGATAAAAGATAAAGTTTCTGTCATTGTGGCAACATACAACTGGAAAGAAGCCTTGGAACTCTCGCTGGGCAGTTTGCTGAATCAGACTGTTCCACCCGGTGAGATTATTATTGCAGACGATGGTTCAGGTGATGATACAAGAAAGTTGATAGAACGGCTGAAAGCTACCACGGAAATTCCTGTTATACATTTGTGGCAGGAGGATCAAGGATTTAGGAAAACTGTCATTTTGAATAAAGCAATGGCACAGGCTCAGTATGATTATCTTATTCAGATAGACGGAGATGTGATTGTGGAGCGTCATTTTATTCAGGATCATTTAGAGATTGCGGAGCATAATTGTTTTGTTTGTGGCAGTCGTGTTAAGTTGGGAGCTGCTATTACGGCAAAGATATTGGCAAATAGAGGTTTGGAGATCAGCCTGTTTGATATGCCAATCAGTTTTATGCTGAACAGTTTTCGTTCTAAAATCTTGCGTCAGTTTGTAGCTACTAAATATGGCAAGAAGGTTGATCATTTGCGGGGGTGTAATATGGCTTTCTGGAAAAAAGATATTATCACCGTCAATGGATACAATGAGGATTTACTGCAATGGGGACATGAGGACGGCGAACTCGGTTTCCGCTTGTTTTTTGCCGGAGTGCGGAAGAAATTTTTGAAAATGGGAGGCATTGTGTATCACTTGAACCATAAGGAGTCTTCCCGAAGCAATGAAGAATATCATTTGGCAGAGTTGGAACGTACAAAGAAAGAGCATCGTAAATATTGTACTAATGGAATAAACAAGTATCTATGA
- a CDS encoding glycosyltransferase family 2 protein, with product MPKVSVIVPNYNHALYLNKRIDTVLAQSYRDFEVIILDDCSSDNSRDIIERYKNEEKVSAVVYNEVNGGNVFAQWDKGISMAKGDFIWIAESDDYADSHFLSATVAQIEQRKDIMLVFSASYLVDGDGGIMERDWNLKSFRSQEASKMYEGVSFVKHNMVFCNPVFNASMVLFRKSAYEAICKDLYQYKLCGDWLCWARIASLGKIIYVNRKLNYFRQHLNKVSPKAELQGLYYSEGYRVMEAVAELLSFSAYQRLVIKARMAKRLWANETMLPEYKKELIKHYSAPLWMNTFLYEFDKITNLSTLQRMI from the coding sequence GTATCTGAATAAACGTATAGATACTGTCTTAGCCCAGTCTTACCGGGACTTTGAAGTGATTATTCTGGATGATTGTTCTTCTGACAATAGCCGGGATATCATAGAACGGTATAAAAATGAAGAAAAAGTCTCTGCTGTCGTTTACAATGAAGTGAATGGTGGAAATGTATTCGCTCAATGGGATAAGGGTATTTCGATGGCTAAAGGCGACTTCATCTGGATTGCGGAAAGTGACGACTATGCGGATTCTCACTTCCTTTCTGCTACTGTTGCCCAAATAGAACAGAGGAAGGATATTATGCTTGTCTTTTCGGCTTCTTATCTTGTAGATGGTGATGGTGGCATTATGGAACGCGACTGGAATTTGAAATCTTTCCGGTCGCAAGAAGCTTCCAAAATGTATGAAGGCGTATCGTTTGTGAAACACAATATGGTATTTTGCAATCCTGTTTTTAATGCGAGTATGGTTCTTTTTAGAAAATCGGCTTATGAAGCCATTTGCAAGGACTTGTATCAGTACAAGCTGTGTGGTGACTGGCTTTGCTGGGCAAGAATAGCCAGTTTGGGTAAGATTATTTATGTCAATCGCAAACTGAACTATTTCAGGCAGCATCTCAATAAGGTTTCCCCTAAAGCAGAATTGCAAGGATTGTATTATTCGGAAGGGTATAGAGTGATGGAGGCTGTGGCCGAATTGCTGAGCTTTTCTGCCTATCAGCGTTTGGTGATAAAGGCTCGAATGGCAAAACGGCTTTGGGCCAATGAAACGATGTTGCCGGAATATAAGAAAGAACTGATAAAGCATTATTCCGCCCCACTTTGGATGAATACTTTTTTATATGAATTTGATAAGATAACCAATTTATCCACTTTACAGAGAATGATATGA
- a CDS encoding glycosyltransferase family 2 protein, protein MKISIVINTYNAEKHLKEVLESVKGFDEILVCDMESTDHTIKIAQEYGCKIVTFEKKNYNIVEPARQFAIEQTSHSWVLVVDADEVVTKELRDYLYANISREDCPDGILIPRKNYFMGKFMHCYYPDHILRFFKKEKTYWPPIIHVSPEVKGTLYKIPPKRKELAFEHLANDLVSDIVRKTNDYTENEVTKKAHKHYTVFALLHRPLFRFFKGYILKQGFRDGVPGFIRACLDGYYQFVMVAKILERQHRKGITAKQR, encoded by the coding sequence ATGAAAATATCCATTGTTATCAATACATATAATGCCGAAAAGCATCTGAAAGAAGTACTGGAATCTGTGAAAGGATTTGACGAAATCTTGGTTTGCGACATGGAGAGCACCGACCATACCATAAAAATAGCCCAGGAATATGGCTGTAAAATAGTCACCTTCGAGAAAAAGAATTATAATATAGTAGAACCTGCCCGCCAATTTGCAATTGAACAAACCTCTCACTCATGGGTTTTAGTGGTGGATGCAGATGAAGTCGTGACAAAAGAACTGAGAGATTATCTGTATGCCAACATCAGCCGGGAAGATTGTCCGGATGGTATTTTGATACCTCGTAAAAACTATTTCATGGGGAAATTCATGCATTGCTATTATCCTGACCATATTCTCCGTTTCTTCAAAAAAGAGAAAACATACTGGCCCCCCATTATCCATGTGTCACCGGAAGTAAAAGGTACACTTTATAAAATTCCTCCCAAAAGAAAAGAACTGGCATTCGAACACTTAGCCAATGACCTTGTCTCCGACATCGTGAGAAAAACAAATGACTATACAGAAAATGAAGTGACTAAGAAAGCTCATAAGCATTATACGGTGTTTGCTCTCCTTCACCGCCCTCTATTCCGCTTCTTTAAGGGGTATATACTGAAACAGGGATTCAGAGACGGAGTTCCCGGCTTCATAAGAGCATGTTTAGACGGATACTACCAATTTGTAATGGTAGCAAAAATATTAGAACGCCAACACCGAAAAGGAATCACGGCAAAACAACGATGA